The DNA sequence TTTATCTATATAATTAGGATTTAGCGCATGAGCCATATCAATTGAAAGACAAAGAGAATTGTTTTTCATACGTATTAACTCTTCTATATCTAATCCAAGATGGTAAGAAATACGTTGTAATACATCTTGCAGGAAAGAAGATCCAGCTCCTTCTAAACTATGAGATCCTACTTCTTCGTGATCCCAAAAAAGCGCCATTTGCAGCTGATCGGTGCTTGAATTTTTACAAGAGACTAAAGCAGCTAAAGAAGCATGCGCGCTAACTAAGTTATCTATTCGATATGAGGCGAGCATTTCATTATTTAATCCTATAAAACGCGCAGGTTCTTGTGGTACTAGAAAAAGATCAAAGGAAAGCAGCTTTTCGAAAGAGAGCTGATGCTTTAATAATTTTTCTAAGATATTTTTTTCTTGACTAGATACACTAACAAGAGGGCATAAGTGTTCCTGTTTATTTAAAACCACCCCTTTTTCATTCACTTCGCGATCTAAATGAATGGCAAGCTGTGGAATCATAAAAGTAGCATCGTCTAAAATAACTAAGTTCTTTTCTGGTTGTTGATCTTTATTTAAAATAACGACTCTTCCTGCTAGAACCAGATCGCGATTTAACCAAGAAGAAAGTAGAGGACTGCCGTATACTTCAACGCCAAATGAGGTCATATTTTGCTTAAGATAGCTAGGAAGTGGCTTAAGTTTAAGAGCACAGCTATCTGTGTGTGAGGCAAGAATAAGGGCTTGTTTAGGAGATTTTTTAGGAAGAGAAAAAGCACACAAACTTCCTCCTCTTATCGTAAAATATTTACCGCCTGGTTTCAATTTCCATTTATCGATGTCTTCTAAAGGTAGGAAATTATGAATGGCTAGACGGTTGCCTATTTCCTGAACAGCATGCCAAGAAGTAGGTGCTGTTTCTAAAAAAGATTTTAAATCAGCTAAAATGTGTGTCATAGATCTTTTTGTTCTTTCTTCAATTATATCTAATCCATATCACATAAGATGAGATGAGAGCTATAATAATATGTCTTTTAGAAATAGATAAAACTATAATCTTTCGAGATACTATCAGTCAATCTTGTTTTAAAATAATGTGATTTTAAAACGTTTGTACTTTACTCTTTTTTGGTTTAAATCGATAACTTAGACTTTGGTCTGGTTTATCCGATTTTTTCTGTGCTGCTCATGAATCCTGAACAAGGGTTTTTATCCTTAAATACTTCGCTTGCCATGCGAGGCTGGTTATTTGGATTGTTGGTTTCGGGCAATTTTTTGGCGGACCGATTTTAGGGGCTCTATCTGATTATAAAGGGCGTAAGAAAATCTTATTGCTCACCCTTTGGCTTGCTGCATCTACTTATGCATTGACTGTTTTCGGAATTATTTTTGAGAGTATCATTATTATTTTCATTTCACGGTTATTAAGGGCGTAGTTGCTGATAATTGGTCTGTGGTTCAAACAGTCATTGTAAATACCAGCGCTGAGAGAGAAAAAACTAAGAGCTTTGGTTTGCTGGGGATGGCGTGGAGAACAGGATTTGTGATAGGTCCTTGATCTAGGGGGTAAGCTTTCAGACTCTTCTGTATATGCTATTTTAATTTGACTACTCCTTTTTGGACCGCTTCTTTTCTTTGTTTGCTCAACATTGTCCTTTTATTATGGAGAATGCAAGAGAGCCTACCGGGCATTCAGTATATCGAAATTAGTTTAGCTACTGGTATTCAACAATTTAAGGAAACTTTTACCTCTGACAAACTACGTAATTTATTCTTAGGAATGTTTATTTTTTTGCCAGCTGGGTTTTTTACGGAATTTTGTCCTATTTTTTTAATTCGAAAATTTCACTTTAATGGATCTGAAATTGCTAATTTTTATGCAAGTATTGGCCTTTGGATTGCTTTCCGCCAAGGGCTTGTTATTCGTCTTTTCTTAAGGTGGTTCTCTCCTGATGCTCTTATTCTAATCGACTTATTTAGAATGGGTTGTATTCTAATAATTATGGGTTTTTATAGAAACTAAATTCTTTCTTTACTGCATGTTGCCAGCACTTGCTTTTTCCATCGGTAATGACGATTATCTCAAATGTGAGCAATAAACAATCGTAAGGGCATGTTTTAGGCATTTACAATTCGGTGCAGTGGGTGGCAATCGGTCTGACTCCTCTTTTTTCAGGTTCTTTTGTAGCAATTTACCCTATCTTCCTTTTGCTGTGGGAGCTATAGCTATGTTTTTTGCTCTTATTGCATTTATAGCAAATAATAGAAGCAAAGACCTCATCCATTAAAAAATAATTTTTAAGATAGTAGTTCTGTTCTTTCTTGAATTAGAGCTCAAAGTATGCTACTCTCTTTACTTAAAAGAATAAAAAAACCATTTTATCTATAAAGTAGCATTTAAAGATTGCTTTAACAAAAATACAATGGTGATTTAAGAGGTTTATGTATGTCAAAATACCCACAGGCACAAAATCCACTTTTGCTCCGGTATCACCGTCTAATGGATGCTTTTGCTAAATCAGATGACGAGCGTGATTTTTATCTAGATAAGGTAGAAGGGTTTATTGTTTATGTCGATTTAGATAAAGGAGAAAAGGAATTAGCTGATCTTGACAAAGAGATTAGCGTCCATAATAAACGCTATGCACTCTTACCAAAAATGACTTTTTACGAAACAAAAAAGTTTATGGAAGGGTTTATTAATGAAAAAGTGTACGACATCGATACTAAAGAGAAACTGCTGGATATCATTCAATCTAGAGAAGCTCGCGATAATTTTCTGGAGTTCATTTATGACCATCATACAGAATTGGAGAAATGGCAGCAATATTATGTAGAGCGCTCTCGTATTCGTATTATTGAATGGTTGCGTCTTCAGGAAATCTTATTTGTATTCGAAGAAGATTTAGATCTAAACAAAAATATGATGGAAAAGCTAAAACGATATTTGTTTGACGTGAAAGTGTCAAAAGACATAGCAGCCGTGAGAGAAGCTTTGTATGTAAAAGCAAAAACCTATTATTCAAATGAAGCATTAAACCCTCGTCCTAAACGTGGACGTCCTCCTAAACAAGTTGCTAAAGTAGAAATAGAGCCGCAAGTAACTGTTGATATGTACACAATGGTTCCATCTTCTTGTCGAACCTTTTTATATTTGCCAGATATTACCAATGCAGCAAGCATTACTTTTTCTGCTAAATTTGATACGGAAGCGCAACTCCTCGCTAGCCTTAGAGGGAGTTCTCGTATTAAGGTGGATACTAAATTGCAAGCGCTTTCAGAAAGACTGGAGTCACTACGCCATTTATCCACGCGTCTAATCACCACAACAGATAGTTCTAGTTTAGCCGAACAAGCTGTTAAACATTTAAAGCAGATTCCCGAAACTATAGTCTCTGCACCAATGGAAAATAAGAAAAGTTCTATTTCAGAGGTTGTTAAAGATTTGCTTCCTTCTCGAAAAAAATCTGCAGATCCAACAAAGAAAAAAAGTGAAATAAAGACAGTAACACAAATTCGCAAACAGCATAGAAAAAGATAAGAGTTGGAAAATGACGCAGCAACTTTTTTGCCAAGATCTGACAAGAGCTATTAAAACTTTGGAAGTGATTTATCGAACGCGATTTGCTGATGAAAAAATGAAAAAGTTGATTCGCCAAAATAAAGGTGGCACATTTCATTTATGTACAGCAGGACACGAAATGGTGGGAGCCGTAGCTGCATCAGCGTTGATTCCAGGCAAAGATTGGGGGTTAGCGTATTATCGAGATCGAGGTTTTGCAATAGGAATTGGTTGTACGCTTACAGAAATTATTGCAGCTTCCTTAGCACGTGATATACCGCATCATTCCTCTGGACGCATGATGCCGGAGCATTTTTCTCATAAAGAGCTGCGTTTGCCTTGTCAATCCAGCTGTGTAGGGTCGCAATTTTTACAAGCTGTAGGTGTTGCAAAGGCAAGGCAACTCCTTCAAGAGGACGATGTTGTTTATGTGTCCGCTGGAGATGGGGCTACTTCTCAAGGAGATTTTCATGAAGCATTAAATTTTTCCCTTTTACATAAACTGGGGGTTATTTTTGTTATTCAAGATAATGGGTTTGCAATTTCTGTGCCTGTGAAAGATCAAACAGCAGGAGGTTCTATCGCCTGTATGGCAGAAGGCTATCCAGGTCTTTCTGTTTTTGATGTTGATGGTGGAGATTACGAAGAGCTTACCAAAGCATTTGATACAGCTGTGAAAAAAGCTAGAAATGCTCAAGGGCCAAGTCTTATTGTAGCCAAAGTTCCTCGGATAGGCCCTCATAGCAGCAGTGATGATCAAAATAAATATAGAACAATAAAATGCATTGCAAATGATCAAGCAAAAGATATTTTGCCTCGTATGGAAAACTATCTTGCAGGAACTGGGGTTTCTATTGATGAAATGCAACAAATGAAAAACCGTTGTTTTGAAGAGGTAGAAAAAGCTGCAGTAGAAGCAGATCAAATTCCCTTTCCCAGTGCAGATACAGCAGCCGATCATGTTTTTAAAAAGAGTGATGTGAAAGATTGTCAACTACAAAAAACCTCTAAATGTCCGTTAGAAAACATTGTAATGATGGATGCATTAAATCATGCTTTAGACGAAGAAATGCAATATGATTCCAATGTTATTGTTTTCGGTCAAGATGTAGCCCATGGGAAGGGAGGCGTATTTGGCATTACCCGTAATTTAACAGAAAAACATGGGTTTTTTCGCTGCTTTAATTCGCCTCTTGCGGAGTCTAGTATTATAGGAGTTGCTTTAGGAATGTCTATAGCAGGAATTCGTCCTGTCGTAGAGATTCAATTTGCAGATTATATGTGGACGGGTGTTAACCAGCTTTTTAATGAGTTATCTAGCTTCCATTATCGTTCTAACGCAGAGTGGAATTGCCCTGTGGTTATTCGTATGCCCTATGGTGGATACATTCAAGGAGGCCCTTATCATTCACAGAGCGTTGAGGCTGTTCTTGCTCATATTCCAGGATTAAAAGTAGTCATTCCCAGTAATGCGGCTGACGCAAAAAGACTCTTAAAAATGGCTATTCGTGATCCTAACCCTGTTGTTTTTCTTGAACACAAAGCTCTTTATCGTCAAAGGGTTTTCTGTGCTAGTCCCGAGCCTTCGGGAGAAGAATTGCAAGCCTTTGGTGTAGCTAAATATGTTCGGAAGGGAACAGATTTAACAGTTGTTTGTTGGGGAATGATGGTCTTTATGGCTTCTCAAGTTGCAGATCGTCTCTTGAAAGAGGGGATTTCTGTAGAAGTTATTGACTTAAGAACTTTAGTTCCTCTTGATCTTGATCTGATTGTAGGATCTATTAAAAAAACTGGCAAGCTACTCATTGCCCATGAGGCTATTCGCACTTGCGGTTTTGGTGCCGAAATTGCAGCTCTTATAGTAGAAGAGGCTTTTGATTTACTAGATGCGCCTATTAAACGTGTTACCGCAAAGGATTGTCCTGTTCCTTATTGTAAGCAGCTAGAAGATGCTATATTGCCTCAAATAGAAGATTTAGAGCAAGCTATACGTCAACTTGCCCAGTTTTAATGGGATTCTTTTTTCTATAAGGACGAATCTGTGGTTTTTTTATTGGTTGAGATGTTTTAACCTTTTGAGCTAGGTGTTCAATTAATCGTGCATTCAATTGACCAAATTCTTTTAGTTTATTTTCGATTTGATTTAAAGGATTGGCTTTTTTTGTAGGAATCTGTGGCTTTTTGTCTTTTTCCAATAATTCATGCATGTGCATTAGACGTGCCATTAAACTTTCTTGTGTTTTTTGTAATGCTTGTACTTCAGATGTAAACAATGCATTGAATGAAATGCGATTAATTATGTCTGCATTTTCAATTAATTGATCCAATGTTTGATCAATATCAGCTAAAATTTCTTCTCCTGTGCTTAGCATTGCTTTCCTCAGTTTGTATTGTTTTTAGCCTAATATACATCTAATTAAATTAGTGTTCTTAGTTTTTATAAAACAATTTTTCTTAATTTTGTCAATTATAAAAAATTTTTTTTACTTATTTATTTTGTAAAGAATTTTTTTTTGATAAACACTGTTTTATTTTTCAATCTAAATATATATAAAAATATTTTAAAAAATAGCAATGAAATATACAATCAAGAATGTTTCTAAAATCTTAGTATTTTTTTAAATACATATCTTAATCTTCGTCAATAAGAGCAACTATCTTTTTTAGAGATTCATTTCTTTTTTAAAATAATCTTTATTTTTTTTGATTGATCTGATAGCTTCATGGAATGAATTTTTTATGAGCAAAAATAGATATGTATTTTATTTTCATTTTTACTTTTTTATGCACTTGTATCTCGTCTTACAGCAAGATATACGATTGTTTTACCTTTTTTAATGAGTTAGAGCTTTTAAAGATGCGTTTAGAAGAGCTCAATGATCATGTAGATTATTTTGTATTGGTAGAATCAGTTGAAACACAAAGAGGAGATCCTAAGCCTTTGTACTTTCAAGAAAATCAACATCTTTTTGAAAAGTATCTACCTAAAATCAAACATATCATTGTAGATGAACGTTTAACTTCGGATGTAATTGATCCTGCAACAGGGCTTTGTTGGGATAGAGAGCATTTTCAAAGAAAATGCATTATAAAAGGTCTACAGCAGTGCGATGATTTGGATATTATTATGATTTCTGATCTTGATGAGATTCCTCGTAAGCAGGCCTTGGAAACACTTAAGTGGCTATTGTATAGAGAAACAAGAAAACCCAAAAAACTAGTCGTAAAAAACCCTCCAGATGCAATAGCTCTTGAAATGCCTTTATTTATTTATCAACTCAATAGAAAAAGTGAACTTCATGAAGGTCGATGGGTAGGGACAGTCGCTACTCTATATGAGACTATTAAAAAGAAGGGGGTTCAGTTCTTTCGGGACAACCGCTGGAATTTTTTTCAAGTTATGGATGGAGGATGGCATTTTACCTGGATGGGAGGTAAAGATAAGATCAGACAGAAATTACTTAGTGTTGTAGAAGGTAGAGATAAAGAAAGTGTAGATTT is a window from the Candidatus Rhabdochlamydia porcellionis genome containing:
- a CDS encoding M18 family aminopeptidase, giving the protein MTHILADLKSFLETAPTSWHAVQEIGNRLAIHNFLPLEDIDKWKLKPGGKYFTIRGGSLCAFSLPKKSPKQALILASHTDSCALKLKPLPSYLKQNMTSFGVEVYGSPLLSSWLNRDLVLAGRVVILNKDQQPEKNLVILDDATFMIPQLAIHLDREVNEKGVVLNKQEHLCPLVSVSSQEKNILEKLLKHQLSFEKLLSFDLFLVPQEPARFIGLNNEMLASYRIDNLVSAHASLAALVSCKNSSTDQLQMALFWDHEEVGSHSLEGAGSSFLQDVLQRISYHLGLDIEELIRMKNNSLCLSIDMAHALNPNYIDKHDPQHQPLLNKGIVIKYNANQKYASHAISVAPIVHACHNLNLNYQSFVSRSDLPCGSTIGPIMAANLGIDTIDIGCPQLSMHSTRELIACQDYLDLLHLLSYLVQEGA
- a CDS encoding UPF0158 family protein, whose product is MSKYPQAQNPLLLRYHRLMDAFAKSDDERDFYLDKVEGFIVYVDLDKGEKELADLDKEISVHNKRYALLPKMTFYETKKFMEGFINEKVYDIDTKEKLLDIIQSREARDNFLEFIYDHHTELEKWQQYYVERSRIRIIEWLRLQEILFVFEEDLDLNKNMMEKLKRYLFDVKVSKDIAAVREALYVKAKTYYSNEALNPRPKRGRPPKQVAKVEIEPQVTVDMYTMVPSSCRTFLYLPDITNAASITFSAKFDTEAQLLASLRGSSRIKVDTKLQALSERLESLRHLSTRLITTTDSSSLAEQAVKHLKQIPETIVSAPMENKKSSISEVVKDLLPSRKKSADPTKKKSEIKTVTQIRKQHRKR
- a CDS encoding alpha-ketoacid dehydrogenase subunit alpha/beta — encoded protein: MTQQLFCQDLTRAIKTLEVIYRTRFADEKMKKLIRQNKGGTFHLCTAGHEMVGAVAASALIPGKDWGLAYYRDRGFAIGIGCTLTEIIAASLARDIPHHSSGRMMPEHFSHKELRLPCQSSCVGSQFLQAVGVAKARQLLQEDDVVYVSAGDGATSQGDFHEALNFSLLHKLGVIFVIQDNGFAISVPVKDQTAGGSIACMAEGYPGLSVFDVDGGDYEELTKAFDTAVKKARNAQGPSLIVAKVPRIGPHSSSDDQNKYRTIKCIANDQAKDILPRMENYLAGTGVSIDEMQQMKNRCFEEVEKAAVEADQIPFPSADTAADHVFKKSDVKDCQLQKTSKCPLENIVMMDALNHALDEEMQYDSNVIVFGQDVAHGKGGVFGITRNLTEKHGFFRCFNSPLAESSIIGVALGMSIAGIRPVVEIQFADYMWTGVNQLFNELSSFHYRSNAEWNCPVVIRMPYGGYIQGGPYHSQSVEAVLAHIPGLKVVIPSNAADAKRLLKMAIRDPNPVVFLEHKALYRQRVFCASPEPSGEELQAFGVAKYVRKGTDLTVVCWGMMVFMASQVADRLLKEGISVEVIDLRTLVPLDLDLIVGSIKKTGKLLIAHEAIRTCGFGAEIAALIVEEAFDLLDAPIKRVTAKDCPVPYCKQLEDAILPQIEDLEQAIRQLAQF